In Thermosulfurimonas sp. F29, the sequence GTACCAGAACGATGGCGATGGTCTGCGGATGCTCGTTGCGCAGGAAGTTGGCCACGGTCTTGGGATCGAGTTTCTTGAGCTTCTTGAAGGTCTCCGGACCGATCTCTTTCTTTATCTCCTCCCAGATCTGCTTTCCCTTCTCCCCGTAGGCCTTGATCAAACTCTCCTTGAGGAACTCCTCCGGGGAGACGGAGAGGTCGGCCATTAATTCCTTGGCCTCAAGATTGGCCTCCTCGAGCACCTTTTTCACCGCCTCCGCGGGCACATATTCCAGCTTAGCCATTTCCACGCCGATGCGTTTTATGTCTTCCTCGTCCAGATACTTGTACACCTCGGAGGTGAACTCCTCTCCCATGACCATGAGAAAGATGGCCGCCTTCTGGGGACCGGTCAATTTTTCCGGATCTATCTTGGCCATTTTAAGCCGCCTCCTTCAGGGCCTTGGCCCTTTCCTCCGCGGATTCCTCAAGCAACCACTTTTTTACGAGAATGGCCGCCCGTTCGGGACTGCTCTGGACTATGCCCAGGGCCATCTCGTGGGGAAGAGGCTGGGCCTCCTCCCGGGCCTCCACTTCCGGAGCCCTTTCCCCTCTCTCCAGGGCCTCTATTTCGGCCTCGGTGGGTTTTTTCTCCAGAATACTCTTTAGAAGCGGGCGTATCACCAGAAGTAGGACCAGAACCGCGATCAGAAACTCAAGCAGCGGCTTGACCAGGCGACTCGCATATTCCATCCACACCGCCGGTCCCTTCACCTCCTCGGTGCGGAAGGGGAAGGTGGATACCTCGACCACATCCCCTCGATCGGGATTATATCCCACCGCTCCCTTAACCAGTTTCTCTATCCATTCAAGTTTAGCCTGTTTGTCCTTTCCGGCTACAGCGTTCTCGTCCACCAGCACGGCCACAGAGAGGCGTTTTATCTTTCCCGGAGCGATGGAGATTTGCTTGAGGACCCGGCTGGGTTCGTAATTACGGATAATCTTCTTCTTTGAAGAAACCTCCCCCCGACCCGCAAGTCCCAGGTTGCCCTCGGCCTTGGCGGCAAGAGCCCCTTTCACTCCGGCCGGTCCCCCTTGACTGCGGCTGCTCTTACTGGATTCCTCTACCGACTCGGAGACCACCGCGGTCATCTCCGGATCGTAGGTCTCCTCCCGTATAGCCCCTTTGTCAAAGTCCACCTCCACCGAGACCTGAGCTACGGCCCGGCCCGGTCCCAGAGCCCGGCTTAGTAAATCCTCTATTTTCGAGCGGTAGCGTTCCTCAAGACTTCGCTGATAGGCCAGCTGAGTGGCCGAGACCTCCTCTTCCTCCTTTTTACCCCTATAAAGGATCCGGCCGGTGGAATCAATAATGCTTATGTTTTCCGGGGTGAGGCCGGTAACCGCCCCGGAGACGAGATTGACTATTCCCAGGATCTCTTTTCTGGTAAGGGTATAACCCGGCCTGAGGCTGACGAAGACCGAGGCCTTGGGGGGTTTTTCCTCCTCCACAAATAAACTCTCCCTGGGGAGGGCCAGGTGAACACGAGCATACTTTACCTCCCGCAAACTCATGATGGTGCGAGCCAGCTCTCCCTCAAGGGCCCTCTGGTAGTTGACCCTCTGAACGAACTCCGTGGCCCCGATGCGTCCCTTGTCGAAAAGCTCAAAACCGGGACCCGGCCCCCCCACCAACCCCTGTCCGGCTATCTCCATCCGTAGCTCCAGCACTTTATCCTTGGGTACCTTAATGGATCCTCCGGGGCCGATCCGGTAGGGGATGTTTTTGTTCTTGAGATAATTTACGATCTCACCGGCGGTTTCCTCGGGAAGACCTCGATAAAGAAGGGCCCATTCCGGCCTCGAGGACCACAGGATGAGGGCAGCAAAACCGGCCACCGCCAGAAGTAAAAGGATACTCCCTATGATCTTTTGCTGTCGATTCAAACCCTCGTAAAAGGTCCGAAGCTGACCGACCACCTCTCGCGGTTGAGGCCACTTCATGCTCTTAGGTCCCTCCTACTTAAATCTGCATGCGCATGATCTCCTGATAGGCCTCAAGGACCTTGTTCCGGATTCGCACCACTAGTCGAAAGGAGAGATCCGCTTTGGCCAGGGATAGAGTGAGTTTCGTGAGATCCGTATCGCGTCCCGAGGCGAAATCCCGAAGGTGCGCAAGGGCCTGCTTCTGGATGCGATCGGTTTCTCTGAGCTTTTCCTTCAGGAGTCTCCCGAAATCTTTCTCCCGTTTCAGGACATCCTTCCCGGTTTCCACCGGGAACAGACCGGACCAGGAAGAAGGCAAAATTTTCATGGACTTATCCCTCCTTATCCACGGATTATGTCTATGGTTTTGATGGCCAGATCCTTGGTAATGTTTATCACGGTAAGGTTGGCCTCGTAGGCCCTTCCCGCCGAAAGCAATTCCACCATTTCCGTTAACACATCCACATTGGGGTACCTGACCATTCCCCGTTCGTCGGCATCGGGATGAGTGGGATCATAGACCTCCCGGAAAGGAGCCGGGTCGTCCACGATCTCGGCCACCTTCACCTCCGAGACTCCCTCTTCGTCTGGAAGGGGGTCGGAGGTCAGAATTACATCCTTGGCCCGATAGGGGCCCCCCTCGGCTGTACGGGTGACCTGGGCGTTGGCCAGATTCATGGAGGCAATGTTGAGCCTTACCCTTTGAGCAGTAAGGCCGCTTCCGGCGATCTTAAGGGCGGTCAGCAGTTTCATGATTACTTACCTCCTTCGGTAATGGCTTCACGCATGATCTGGATCTCCTTTATCAGGGCCTGAACCGTGGCCTGATAAAGGAGATGATTTTCTATAAGTTTGGACATTTCTTCCTCGAGCGAGACATTGTTGGGAGTGCCCACATCCTCGGCCTCCACCACCCGGGGAGAGACCTCCGGGGAGACCAGGGAGAGGTGTTCCGGACGGGTTCGGCGCAGGGGGAGTTCACCCTCCCCTAGATAGGCCCGCATTAACTTCTCGAAAGGCACATCCTTGCGCCGGTAACCGGGTGTGTCCACATTGGCCACATTGGAGGCCAGAACCTCATGGCGCAGGATCCGAAGCCGGAGACTGCGGGCCACCAGATCCCAGGTTTTCTGGAAGACCCTTCCGAACATTACGAACCTCCCGAGGGATTTTTATAGCAAACCCTGTGCCCGATAGAGCCTAAGTTTGTTACGCAGGGTGCGCACGCTTATTCCGAGAAGCTCCGCGGCCCGGGTACGGTTGCCCCCGCAGGCCCTTAGGGCCTCCAGAATGGCCTCTCTTTCCAGTTCCCGGAGAGGTTTGAACTTTCCCGACGCAGATGAATTCCCCATCGTGGAATGGTCGAAGGGAGTTCGGGAAGACCACAGGAGATCCTCCAGTGTAATCCAGGGCCCCTCACACAGAAGGACGGCTCTTTCAATGAGATTCTTCAATTCGCGCACATTTCCCGGAAATTCGTATCCTTTCAGGGTGTCGAGGACTCCGGGAGCAAATCCTCGAATGTTTTTTCTGTACAGCCGGGTAAATTCACGAAAAAAATATTCGGCCAGAAAGGGGATGTCCGAGGGCCTTTCCCGGAGGGGGGGGAGTCGCACCGGGATGACATTTAGCCGGAAGTAAAGGTCCTCCCGGAAACGACCGGCGGACACTTCGGCTTCGATATTCCGATTGGTGGTGGCTATGACCCGTACATCCACCTTAACCGGATAGGCTCCTCCCAGGCGATCTACCTCTCCCTCCTGAAGCACCCGCAGGAGTTTGGCCTGAAGGGTAAGGGGCATTTCGGTGATTTCATCCAAAAGAATAGTGCCCCCGTCAGCCAGCTCGAACTTACCTTTTTTCCGGGTTAGAGCTCCGGAAAAGGCCCCCTTTTCGTAGCCGAAGAGTTCCGATTCCAGAAGGGCCTCGGGGAGGGCCGCACAGTTAATAGCCAGGAAGGGGCCCCTAGTCCGATCACTTATCCGGTGAATCCACCGGGCCAGGACCTCCTTTCCGGTGCCGGATTCACCCATTATGAGAATCGGAGCCCTACTGCGGGCCACCGGTCTAAGTTTTTCCAGCAGGGACCTGAGGCGCGGATCCCGCGTAAGAAAGTCCTCACTCTCTATGGAGGTTCGATGCTCCCTCCATGCGGTAAGGATCAATCTTTTTAGTATCTCCGGATCCGTATCGAGAAGTCGGAAGTCATAAGCTCCCTCTCGAACCGCGGCTACGGCCTCTTCAAGGGAGACCCTTCGGGCCAGGAAGATTATAGCGGGCTTTTTTTTGCGCTTTTTAAATTCGTCAAGAATTCGACGGGGAGAGGGTCCCTGCCCTGACACTTCTATCACTACCACCGCCGGATTCCCGGAATCAAGAATTTCAACAGCCTGAAACCATTCCGGTGCCTGCAGGATTTCCAGCCCTTCCGAGCGGAGCTTTTCGGAAAGGGTGGTGAGTTCATGACTCTGAGAAACGAAAAGGATCTGACCGGACATATGCCTTCACAGAATTAATATATAACCTTCCGTGCAGCTTCTACCAGTTCCAGACTCCTGAGAATCCCCTTAGCCAGGCGCCCCTCCGTGGAATTTTCACTAGCAAGAGCCCTCCATATCTCCAGTGCCTCCCGGCGTCCGGTTTTTTCATAATACACCCCGGCCAGCCACTTGAGGGTAGTGGAATCGGGAAACTTCTTCCGGGCCATTTTTAGAATCTTTTTGGCTCTCAGGTAGTCCTGATTTTCAAGGGCAAGCTGAACGAGAAAGGCAAAGTCATCATCGGTGGTCTTAAATCCCGGGGCCGAGATGATCTGCAGCGCAAGGTCTATATCCTTGGTGGTCAGCGCCAGCGATAGATAAGTCTGGAGTATTCTCTGGCGCAGCGAGGCGGAACCCACCTTTTGTTTAAAGAGATCCGCCAGGATCCCGCGGGCACGCCGATAATTTCCGATGGAATACCAGTAAGAAGCTTCAAGGTACCGATAACGGGGGTGTTGGGCATAGAAGGGAAATTTTTTCACAAAAGTCCGGAGGAGATCCCGGGCCTCCGGGAGATGTCGTTCGCGGAGAGCATCTTCGATAAGGGAGAGATAGAGTTCCGGTTGATAGGCATCAGGGACTCCCCACTCAAAGGCCTGAAGGAAATAGGCATCCTTTACGATGTCCAGATAGAAATGCTCGTAAACCTTTCCCACCCAATAAAAGTGCGCTCCACAGGTGGCCTTGCGGGCAAATTTCTGATAACGGCGATCAAGAGACAATATAGCCGAGAAATTTTTTTGGGCAAAGAGCTCGGAGAGGTAGAGATTTTCGGCCTCACACAGGAGACGATATACCCGGGCAAGATGTCCGGACTTCGGATACCTCTGGACGAAATCCAGGGCGGTTTCGAAGGCCTTTCGGGGCTTCCTGTCCTCGAGATACAGTTCGATCTCGAAGGACTGGGCCTCCTCGGTGATGGGATTTTCGGGGTGTTTTCGCCGGAGTTCGTTTATAATGGGAATGAGAGCCTTGCGCTGTTCCAGGGTGGGGAGCCCCAGGCGTTTTCTCAGAATATAGGTCAGGTGATAGAGCCTGAATTTGGCAAACTGGGCCTCGTCCCGATGCGGCCAGACCGTGGCAAGCAACTTGTAATAGAGTCTGGCCCTGCGCACCTCCCCGCGGTGAAAGGCCGCCTCGGCCAGTTTCAGAAGGATGGGAGGGGCTTCCTCCTCCCTTCCCGACAGATTTAGATAGCGGAAATAGAACCGTTCCGCTTTGGGGAGGCGTCCCTGCGAAAGAAACTTATCTCCGAGATATTTAAAAATTTTGGGAGCATAAAGCTTTAAATTAGGATTTTGTGCAAGATATTTCTGGACCTCTCTCACAGGGACACCGGCCTCCAGAAGAATTTCCAGGGCCAAGGCCACCGTCTCATCGGAGCAGGAATCCTTTAAAATCTTTCTGGCCATCAGGAGGGCTTTTTGATGAATTCTGTTGAGCAGATAGGCTCGTGCAGCTATGACTCTTGCTTCACAGATCACGCCCGGCTTTCGGGCTTTTTTCTCCGCAAGATGAGCATAAAAGAGGGCATTTCCGGGATTCTGTACATCCAGATAGGCGCGGGCCAGGAGGAGGAGATCCTCCGGAGCAAGTTCGTAAGAAAGGGAGAGGGGGCCCAGAATATCAACGCATTCTTTGACTTTACCCAGATCGTAAAGGATACGGGCTTCTAGTACGGCCAATCTTTCATGTCCTCGTCCCGGAAAACGACGGCGGGCTTCTTTTACTATATATAAAGCTCCGAGAAGGTCTCCCTCACCATAGGCAAAACGGGCCTGACTCAGCCACCAGGCCGGATCCTTTTCGGGCTCGTCCTGAGCCCCCACCGCACAAACGCCCACCAGAAAAATCAGGGCCACAATGAGAGCAAAACGACCGACACTTTTCATCGTCTCGCCAGGCATTATGCAAAAATCGGACCGAAATCTTTAATCCAGGCCAAGACGTTTCATCTTTTCTATGAGGGTGGTGCGCTTGATTCCCAGAAGCCTGGCTGCCCGGCTTTTTACCCCTCCGGAAATTTCAAGGGCCTGAAGAATAAGCTCTCTCTCAAACTCTCGAAGGGCCCGGGGGAGGCTGAATCCATCCACGGGAAATTTCCCGGGAGGACATATGGGAACAGGAGAAGCGGATCGGATATGTTCAGGGAGGTCTTTTTCTTCGATAATTTCTCCCTCGGTCAGGATGACCAGCCTCTCCATCAGATTTTCAAGTTCTCGTACATTGCCGGGCCAGTGATATTCCATAAGTCTTCGAAGTGCCCCATCGGAAAGTTTCTTAAGAGGCAAGTCCTCCCTTTCACAAAAACGGGCCAGGAAGTGCTTCGCCAGCAGGGGAATGTCCTCTTTTCTTTCACGAAGAGGCGGCAGCTTGATGGGAATCACATTCAGACGAAAATAGAGATCCTCTCTAAACCGGCCTTCCGCCACCTCCCTTTCCAGATCCCGATTGGTGGCGGCAATGATCCGAATATCCACCGGAAAGGCCCTTTCACCTCCCAGACGCTCTACCCGGCGCTCCTGGAGGATGCGAAGAAGCTTGACCTGAAGTTTGGGACTCATTTCAGCGATTTCGTCCAGAAATATGGTGCCTCCGTGGGCTAGTTCGAAACGACCGGGCTTGCTACGAGTGGCTCCGGTGAAGGCCCCCCGTTCATAACCGAAGAGTTCACTTTCGAGTAGTTCCTCCGGGATGGCCCCGCAATTGACCGGCACAAAAGGACCATGCCGTCGCCGACTCCTGGCGTGAATGGCCCGGGCTACCAGTTCCTTCCCGGTCCCGGACTCTCCCAGAATAAGCACCGTGCTTTCCGTGGGAGCCACCTTATCGATCAGACGGAAAACCTCACGAATAGCCCGGCTTTTTCCAATGATTTCCTCCGCCATACTTTAAGTTCATAACACGGAAAAAAAGAAGGTGTCAAATTTTTGAACAATCCGGAGATGGTTCGTTGACCGCGTTTCATCCGGTTAGACAGATCTTCCGAAAGAGATATTCTATCTGTACTCCACGGGAATGCCTTTCAAGAATCTCAAGCGGCTCGGATTCAAAACGAGGGGTGAGGTGTTCGGGCCGGTGAAGAGGGTGCTATCATTGGAGCCCGTGGAGATGATCTTTCCGAGAATTTCGGATTATCGAAATATTCCCGGTCTGCTATACTGTCTGGTAAATCTTCCTAATACCGGAGAACAGGAGAAAAGGATGGGGAAGCGTATTCTGGTAACCGGAGGAGCGGGATACATCGGATCTCATGTGGTTAAGGTGCTCGGAGAAAGGGGATACGAGGTCCTGGTTTACGATAACCTTTCCACCGGCCACGAATGGGCGGTGCTTTACGGGAGGCTGGTGAGGGGGGACCTGGGGGACAGGGAGACCCTGAGGAAGACCTTTGAGGAATTCAGGCCCGATGCGGTGATGCACTTCGCGGCCCTGATAGTGGTCCCGGAGAGCGTAAGGGAGCCCCTCAGGTACTACCGGAACAATGTGGTCAACACCCTCAATCTCCTAGAGGTTATGAGGGAGTTCGGGGTGGATAAGTTCATTTTTTCCTCTTCGGCGGCGGTCTACGGAGTGCCGGAGAGGGTTCCCGTGCCCGAGACCGCTCCCCTGAATCCCATCAATCCCTACGGAGAAACCAAGGCCGCGGTGGAGAGAATCCTGAGGGATCTTTCCGGCTCGGGGGCGGACTTTCGCTACATCTCCCTGAGGTATTTCAATGTAGCCGGGGCGGATCCAGAGGGCCGGGTGGGATTCGCCTATCCGGATCCCACGCACCTCATCATAAGGGCCGTAAAGACGGCTAAAGGCGAATTTTCGAAACTGGAGATATACGGCACGGATTATCCCACCCCGGACGGCACCTGTATCCGGGACTACATCCATGTCGTTGATCTTGCGGAGGCTCACATCGTAGCCCTGGAATACCT encodes:
- the galE gene encoding UDP-glucose 4-epimerase GalE; this translates as MGKRILVTGGAGYIGSHVVKVLGERGYEVLVYDNLSTGHEWAVLYGRLVRGDLGDRETLRKTFEEFRPDAVMHFAALIVVPESVREPLRYYRNNVVNTLNLLEVMREFGVDKFIFSSSAAVYGVPERVPVPETAPLNPINPYGETKAAVERILRDLSGSGADFRYISLRYFNVAGADPEGRVGFAYPDPTHLIIRAVKTAKGEFSKLEIYGTDYPTPDGTCIRDYIHVVDLAEAHIVALEYLLEGGRSEVFNCGYGHGYSVREVVETVKRVTGRDFRVVEAPRRPGDPPILVADARRIRERLGWQPRYDDLEFIVKTAWEWELKGRG
- the flgB gene encoding flagellar basal body rod protein FlgB, whose translation is MFGRVFQKTWDLVARSLRLRILRHEVLASNVANVDTPGYRRKDVPFEKLMRAYLGEGELPLRRTRPEHLSLVSPEVSPRVVEAEDVGTPNNVSLEEEMSKLIENHLLYQATVQALIKEIQIMREAITEGGK
- the fliE gene encoding flagellar hook-basal body complex protein FliE; this translates as MKILPSSWSGLFPVETGKDVLKREKDFGRLLKEKLRETDRIQKQALAHLRDFASGRDTDLTKLTLSLAKADLSFRLVVRIRNKVLEAYQEIMRMQI
- a CDS encoding sigma-54 dependent transcriptional regulator, with product MSGQILFVSQSHELTTLSEKLRSEGLEILQAPEWFQAVEILDSGNPAVVVIEVSGQGPSPRRILDEFKKRKKKPAIIFLARRVSLEEAVAAVREGAYDFRLLDTDPEILKRLILTAWREHRTSIESEDFLTRDPRLRSLLEKLRPVARSRAPILIMGESGTGKEVLARWIHRISDRTRGPFLAINCAALPEALLESELFGYEKGAFSGALTRKKGKFELADGGTILLDEITEMPLTLQAKLLRVLQEGEVDRLGGAYPVKVDVRVIATTNRNIEAEVSAGRFREDLYFRLNVIPVRLPPLRERPSDIPFLAEYFFREFTRLYRKNIRGFAPGVLDTLKGYEFPGNVRELKNLIERAVLLCEGPWITLEDLLWSSRTPFDHSTMGNSSASGKFKPLRELEREAILEALRACGGNRTRAAELLGISVRTLRNKLRLYRAQGLL
- the fliF gene encoding flagellar basal-body MS-ring/collar protein FliF, with amino-acid sequence MKWPQPREVVGQLRTFYEGLNRQQKIIGSILLLLAVAGFAALILWSSRPEWALLYRGLPEETAGEIVNYLKNKNIPYRIGPGGSIKVPKDKVLELRMEIAGQGLVGGPGPGFELFDKGRIGATEFVQRVNYQRALEGELARTIMSLREVKYARVHLALPRESLFVEEEKPPKASVFVSLRPGYTLTRKEILGIVNLVSGAVTGLTPENISIIDSTGRILYRGKKEEEEVSATQLAYQRSLEERYRSKIEDLLSRALGPGRAVAQVSVEVDFDKGAIREETYDPEMTAVVSESVEESSKSSRSQGGPAGVKGALAAKAEGNLGLAGRGEVSSKKKIIRNYEPSRVLKQISIAPGKIKRLSVAVLVDENAVAGKDKQAKLEWIEKLVKGAVGYNPDRGDVVEVSTFPFRTEEVKGPAVWMEYASRLVKPLLEFLIAVLVLLLVIRPLLKSILEKKPTEAEIEALERGERAPEVEAREEAQPLPHEMALGIVQSSPERAAILVKKWLLEESAEERAKALKEAA
- a CDS encoding tetratricopeptide repeat protein, with protein sequence MKSVGRFALIVALIFLVGVCAVGAQDEPEKDPAWWLSQARFAYGEGDLLGALYIVKEARRRFPGRGHERLAVLEARILYDLGKVKECVDILGPLSLSYELAPEDLLLLARAYLDVQNPGNALFYAHLAEKKARKPGVICEARVIAARAYLLNRIHQKALLMARKILKDSCSDETVALALEILLEAGVPVREVQKYLAQNPNLKLYAPKIFKYLGDKFLSQGRLPKAERFYFRYLNLSGREEEAPPILLKLAEAAFHRGEVRRARLYYKLLATVWPHRDEAQFAKFRLYHLTYILRKRLGLPTLEQRKALIPIINELRRKHPENPITEEAQSFEIELYLEDRKPRKAFETALDFVQRYPKSGHLARVYRLLCEAENLYLSELFAQKNFSAILSLDRRYQKFARKATCGAHFYWVGKVYEHFYLDIVKDAYFLQAFEWGVPDAYQPELYLSLIEDALRERHLPEARDLLRTFVKKFPFYAQHPRYRYLEASYWYSIGNYRRARGILADLFKQKVGSASLRQRILQTYLSLALTTKDIDLALQIISAPGFKTTDDDFAFLVQLALENQDYLRAKKILKMARKKFPDSTTLKWLAGVYYEKTGRREALEIWRALASENSTEGRLAKGILRSLELVEAARKVIY
- the flgC gene encoding flagellar basal body rod protein FlgC encodes the protein MKLLTALKIAGSGLTAQRVRLNIASMNLANAQVTRTAEGGPYRAKDVILTSDPLPDEEGVSEVKVAEIVDDPAPFREVYDPTHPDADERGMVRYPNVDVLTEMVELLSAGRAYEANLTVINITKDLAIKTIDIIRG
- a CDS encoding sigma-54-dependent Fis family transcriptional regulator; translated protein: MAEEIIGKSRAIREVFRLIDKVAPTESTVLILGESGTGKELVARAIHARSRRRHGPFVPVNCGAIPEELLESELFGYERGAFTGATRSKPGRFELAHGGTIFLDEIAEMSPKLQVKLLRILQERRVERLGGERAFPVDIRIIAATNRDLEREVAEGRFREDLYFRLNVIPIKLPPLRERKEDIPLLAKHFLARFCEREDLPLKKLSDGALRRLMEYHWPGNVRELENLMERLVILTEGEIIEEKDLPEHIRSASPVPICPPGKFPVDGFSLPRALREFERELILQALEISGGVKSRAARLLGIKRTTLIEKMKRLGLD